In one window of Corynebacterium mycetoides DNA:
- the rimP gene encoding ribosome maturation factor RimP — protein sequence MAFPSVENLTRLIEPVAAAYGMDVEGVRAVPAGKKSQVVVALDSDTRPSLDELEQVSNELSALFDAQEDAGEMNFGAGYTLEVTTPGVDLPLTAPRHWRRNRGRAVVLGEQKYRIGALDPAEEGVILIPSGAKNPRPEVHAVSSLGRAVVDIEFNTPPAAEMELADLTFDEAAQRAAE from the coding sequence ATGGCATTTCCTTCCGTCGAAAACCTCACCCGCCTGATCGAGCCCGTCGCCGCCGCCTACGGGATGGACGTCGAGGGCGTCCGGGCCGTTCCCGCGGGCAAGAAGTCGCAGGTCGTCGTGGCCCTCGACTCGGACACCCGCCCGAGCCTGGACGAGCTCGAGCAGGTGAGCAACGAGCTCAGCGCGCTTTTCGACGCCCAGGAGGACGCGGGGGAGATGAATTTCGGCGCCGGATACACCCTCGAGGTGACCACCCCCGGCGTGGACCTGCCCCTGACGGCGCCGCGCCACTGGCGCCGCAACCGCGGCCGGGCCGTGGTACTCGGCGAGCAGAAGTACAGGATCGGCGCGCTGGATCCGGCGGAGGAGGGCGTGATCCTCATTCCCTCCGGTGCGAAAAACCCGCGGCCCGAGGTGCACGCGGTTTCGTCCTTGGGGCGCGCGGTGGTAGATATTGAATTCAACACACCACCGGCTGCCGAGATGGAGCTGGCGGATCTGACGTTCGACGAGGCCGCCCAGCGCGCGGCCGAATGA
- a CDS encoding DUF4439 domain-containing protein — MKRLFVVLSACVLTSCSVMDVVGPRANGEVMALARQASADEASLAGDPAAQSLRSTHAGELVAEAARLCGTDPAGNLPSPCDVSLDGAELPAGARDAGELVAQVRSHTVAAADKLPPESVDLAVAQAVDTVALEPVDLGGLALGDAPAPDLASARHMLEQEYAFEYGLGLATAWADEPLIARVDALRDASDARRTSLLVALEPTGDVPAPLPGYEVADSASVADSPSAAEFVDRLNADLLAQWRSAAADAEGRQWRDAAIGLAAHAQRA; from the coding sequence GTGAAAAGACTGTTCGTTGTGCTGAGCGCCTGCGTCCTCACGTCGTGTTCCGTGATGGATGTCGTCGGCCCGCGCGCGAACGGCGAGGTCATGGCTTTGGCGCGGCAGGCCAGCGCCGACGAGGCCTCGCTTGCTGGCGACCCCGCGGCGCAGTCCCTGCGCTCGACCCACGCGGGTGAGCTCGTCGCCGAGGCCGCGCGCCTGTGCGGCACCGACCCGGCCGGCAATCTCCCCTCCCCCTGCGACGTGTCCCTCGACGGCGCGGAGCTGCCGGCCGGGGCGCGCGATGCGGGCGAGCTCGTCGCGCAGGTGCGCTCGCACACGGTCGCGGCCGCCGACAAACTGCCGCCGGAGTCCGTCGACCTCGCAGTCGCCCAGGCCGTGGACACCGTAGCCTTGGAACCCGTGGACCTGGGCGGGCTCGCGCTCGGCGACGCCCCCGCGCCGGACCTCGCCTCCGCGCGCCACATGCTCGAGCAGGAGTACGCCTTCGAGTACGGTCTCGGCCTAGCCACGGCGTGGGCCGACGAGCCGCTCATCGCGCGTGTCGACGCGCTGCGCGACGCATCCGACGCCCGCCGCACGTCCCTGCTGGTCGCGCTCGAGCCCACCGGCGACGTGCCCGCCCCGCTGCCCGGCTACGAGGTCGCCGATTCCGCGTCGGTTGCCGACTCCCCATCCGCCGCCGAGTTCGTGGATCGCCTGAACGCGGACCTTCTCGCGCAGTGGCGCAGCGCGGCGGCGGACGCCGAGGGGAGGCAGTGGCGCGACGCTGCCATCGGGCTCGCCGCCCACGCGCAGCGCGCCTAA
- a CDS encoding proline--tRNA ligase, with product MITRLTELFLRTLREDPADAEVPSHKLLVRAGYVRRAAPGVYSWLPLGLRTLRKIEGVVREEMDAMGAQELLFPALLPREPYEQTNRWTEYGDDLFRLKDRKGADMLLGPTHEEMFTTTVKSMFSSYKDFPVTLYQIQTKYRDEARPRAGILRGREFVMKDSYSFDMTDAGLAESYAKHRAAYQRIFDRVGIRYEICQATSGAMGGSASEEFLAYSDNGEDTFVISSAGDYAANVEAVVTVAPSAKPIDGQPEARVYETPQSETIEALVNWANSEGLLVDGRPVTAADTLKCMVVKVDDPRVLDDDGQPVGPRLAGVLIPGDRELDEKRLEASLAPATFELASEEDFKNSAFLVKGYVGPRALIANGVPVYADPRVVDGSAWITGADESQRHVVGLVAGRDFTVDGFVEAAEVREGDPSPSGNGTVKLARGIELGHIFQLGRKYTEAMDVQILDESGKRAVPTMGSYGIGISRMMAVVAEQRHDDKGLVWPVAIAPYQVHVVVANKDAAALEAGEKLVAQLDDAGLEVLFDDRPKMSPGVKFKDAELLGMPFVVVLGRSFGDGIVELRIRGGETLEVPAEQIVATVRELVAAG from the coding sequence ATGATCACACGCCTGACCGAGCTTTTCCTGCGCACGCTGCGCGAAGACCCCGCCGATGCCGAGGTGCCCAGCCACAAGCTGCTGGTCCGCGCGGGGTACGTGCGCCGCGCCGCGCCGGGCGTGTATTCCTGGCTGCCGCTGGGTCTGCGCACCCTGCGCAAGATCGAGGGCGTAGTGCGCGAGGAGATGGACGCGATGGGCGCCCAGGAGCTTCTCTTCCCGGCGCTGCTGCCGCGCGAGCCCTACGAGCAGACCAACCGCTGGACCGAGTACGGCGACGACCTGTTCCGCCTCAAGGACCGCAAGGGCGCGGACATGCTGCTCGGACCGACGCACGAGGAGATGTTCACCACCACGGTGAAGTCGATGTTCTCCTCCTACAAGGACTTCCCGGTCACGCTCTACCAGATCCAGACCAAGTACCGCGACGAGGCCCGCCCGCGCGCGGGCATCCTGCGCGGCCGCGAGTTTGTGATGAAGGATTCCTACTCCTTCGACATGACCGACGCGGGGCTCGCAGAGTCCTACGCCAAGCACCGCGCGGCCTACCAGCGGATTTTTGACCGCGTGGGCATCCGCTACGAGATTTGCCAGGCCACCTCGGGCGCGATGGGCGGCTCCGCCTCGGAGGAGTTCCTCGCGTACTCCGACAACGGCGAGGACACCTTCGTCATTTCCTCGGCGGGGGACTACGCCGCCAACGTCGAGGCCGTGGTCACCGTCGCCCCCTCGGCGAAGCCGATTGACGGCCAGCCGGAGGCGCGCGTGTACGAGACGCCGCAGTCCGAGACCATCGAGGCGCTGGTCAACTGGGCCAACAGCGAGGGCCTGCTTGTCGACGGCCGCCCCGTCACCGCCGCCGACACCCTGAAGTGCATGGTGGTCAAGGTCGACGACCCGCGGGTGCTCGACGACGACGGCCAGCCCGTCGGCCCGCGCCTGGCAGGTGTATTGATCCCGGGCGACCGCGAGCTGGACGAGAAGCGCCTCGAGGCCTCCCTCGCCCCGGCGACCTTCGAGCTGGCGAGCGAGGAGGACTTCAAGAACTCCGCTTTCTTGGTCAAGGGGTATGTCGGCCCCCGCGCGCTGATCGCCAACGGGGTGCCGGTGTACGCCGACCCGCGCGTCGTGGACGGCTCCGCCTGGATCACGGGCGCGGACGAGAGCCAGCGCCACGTCGTCGGGCTCGTCGCCGGACGCGATTTCACCGTGGACGGGTTCGTGGAGGCGGCCGAGGTCCGCGAGGGGGATCCGTCGCCAAGCGGCAACGGCACCGTCAAGCTCGCGCGCGGCATCGAGCTGGGCCACATCTTCCAGCTCGGCCGCAAGTACACCGAGGCGATGGACGTGCAGATTCTCGACGAAAGCGGCAAGCGCGCCGTGCCCACGATGGGTTCCTACGGCATCGGCATCTCGCGGATGATGGCGGTTGTCGCCGAGCAGCGCCACGACGACAAGGGCCTAGTGTGGCCCGTCGCCATCGCCCCGTACCAGGTGCATGTCGTGGTGGCGAACAAGGACGCCGCGGCACTGGAGGCCGGCGAGAAGCTCGTCGCCCAGCTGGACGACGCGGGCCTCGAGGTACTTTTCGACGACCGCCCGAAGATGTCGCCGGGGGTCAAGTTCAAGGACGCCGAACTCCTGGGCATGCCGTTTGTGGTGGTGCTCGGGCGCTCGTTTGGCGATGGCATCGTGGAGCTGCGCATCCGGGGCGGCGAGACGCTTGAGGTGCCGGCGGAGCAGATCGTGGCGACGGTGCGCGAGCTGGTCGCGGCGGGCTAG
- the yaaA gene encoding peroxide stress protein YaaA — MLIVLPPSETKAPGGSLSPMELSFPQLDRVRASLIDDLAALPLPTMMSSLKLPASKTEEARENLVLRDAPVMPAILRYTGVLYDALSPATLPADALSRLAVGSALFGVVRAGDLIPRYRLSGGSKVPAADGSLPTMKARWGSLITSVLSADPFVVDLRSGTYAQLGRVPDAVTVRVESVLADGSRAVVSHFNKHYKGELARVLASGPEVSSVDGVADVARGAGLAVEVDGHQLTLVV, encoded by the coding sequence ATGTTGATCGTGCTGCCACCGTCCGAAACCAAGGCGCCCGGCGGGTCTTTGTCGCCCATGGAGCTCTCGTTTCCCCAGCTCGATCGTGTCCGCGCCTCGCTTATCGACGACCTCGCGGCGCTGCCTCTGCCCACCATGATGTCCTCCTTGAAGTTGCCCGCCTCCAAGACCGAGGAGGCGCGGGAGAACCTGGTTTTGCGGGATGCTCCCGTCATGCCGGCGATTCTGCGCTACACCGGCGTGCTCTACGACGCCCTCTCCCCCGCCACCCTGCCCGCCGACGCACTGTCGCGGCTCGCCGTGGGCTCTGCTCTGTTCGGGGTCGTGCGGGCGGGCGACCTCATCCCCCGCTACCGGCTCTCCGGCGGCTCCAAGGTGCCCGCCGCCGACGGCTCGCTGCCGACGATGAAGGCGCGCTGGGGTTCCCTGATTACCTCCGTCCTGTCCGCCGATCCGTTCGTGGTCGACTTGCGCTCCGGCACGTACGCCCAGCTCGGGCGCGTGCCCGACGCGGTGACGGTGCGGGTGGAATCCGTGCTTGCCGACGGCTCGCGCGCAGTCGTCAGCCACTTCAACAAACACTACAAAGGCGAGCTCGCCCGCGTGTTGGCGTCGGGCCCGGAGGTGTCCTCGGTAGACGGCGTCGCCGACGTTGCGCGCGGCGCCGGTCTCGCCGTGGAAGTCGACGGGCATCAGCTCACCCTGGTGGTGTGA
- a CDS encoding DUF559 domain-containing protein: protein MGVDRRNQVDVAHEQARRWGLAERIVDTRAATHGDHEVWDAIADGALTALSKQLFYPTAEWAALPNHERRFLEAVAACRNTRVPVLVGRSAARVGGMWVLPLTDEKVELAGLKGNLAPSVRANPNYALRRFRLTPRETYELNGVRATRLTRTAIDIARSHGFCEGLVAFDWLLRAGVDKTSIRSEIRRMGRFKGAPVARMCLKHATELSESPYESYARALLIEAGFAPVPQFGVGHYRADLSVGERVLIEIDGDVKYAEDTAARIKKENDRKKRIENQGYAVLRYRPGFLHNNPRAFVQEVQAALHTTRVS, encoded by the coding sequence ATGGGAGTTGATCGCAGAAATCAGGTGGACGTGGCGCACGAACAAGCGCGGCGGTGGGGGCTCGCGGAACGCATCGTCGATACGCGCGCGGCCACGCACGGTGATCACGAGGTCTGGGACGCAATCGCCGATGGGGCGCTGACGGCGCTGTCGAAGCAACTGTTCTATCCCACGGCCGAGTGGGCAGCCCTGCCCAACCACGAGCGGCGGTTCCTCGAGGCGGTCGCGGCCTGCAGAAACACCCGGGTTCCTGTGCTGGTGGGGAGATCAGCCGCGCGCGTCGGGGGGATGTGGGTGCTGCCGCTGACCGACGAGAAAGTCGAGCTCGCCGGGTTGAAAGGAAACCTCGCGCCCTCGGTGCGGGCGAACCCGAACTACGCGCTGCGGAGGTTCCGGCTCACGCCGCGCGAGACGTACGAACTCAACGGGGTGCGCGCGACCCGTCTGACCAGAACGGCCATTGACATCGCGCGCAGCCACGGGTTCTGCGAGGGGCTCGTGGCCTTTGACTGGCTTCTTCGCGCGGGCGTGGACAAGACGTCGATACGCAGCGAAATCAGGCGGATGGGCAGGTTCAAGGGGGCGCCGGTGGCGCGGATGTGTCTCAAGCACGCCACGGAGCTGTCGGAATCGCCGTACGAGAGTTACGCTCGGGCGCTGCTCATCGAGGCCGGGTTCGCGCCGGTGCCGCAGTTCGGGGTGGGCCACTACAGAGCGGACCTGTCGGTAGGGGAGCGGGTTCTCATCGAGATCGACGGGGACGTCAAGTATGCCGAGGACACCGCGGCGCGGATCAAGAAGGAGAACGACAGGAAGAAGCGCATCGAGAACCAGGGATACGCGGTCCTGCGCTACCGCCCCGGGTTCCTCCACAACAACCCGCGCGCCTTTGTGCAGGAGGTTCAGGCCGCGCTTCACACCACCAGGGTGAGCTGA